CATTCTGGACAGGCAGACAGACTCCAAGCCAGACTTTTCAGAGATATCAGGAGTTTTAGGGGCTGACAGGAGGCTGGGTCACTCGGAGCCTTCAGGGGAAGATTTCCAAACCTTCTTTCTTCAGGGAGCAAAACTCTGGTGTCCAAGCATCACCTTCGTCCCAGTCTGGGAGGAACAAGGCAGCGCCTGGATAAAGCTCAGCTCTTCAAACACCCGAAGAAAGGCTTAGAACTAAAAATTCTTTAAACTATTCTCCTTTAATCTCTTTGTCCCAGACTTCTTTCCCAACCCAACAAATTCCAAAGGGAGAAACGTTCCCCATCCTTCTGTGCCTTCCCTCCCAGACCCAGCaggggctgagctcagctccCAGGAGATGCTGCACCCGAACAGCTCCAGGCTGCACCCAAAGGCTGCCCCAactgctgcttctctccctCCACATCTCCCTGAGGAATCTCAGCTCAGCTCCCTTCTTCTAAAAGTCTTTTCCCAAGGatcaaatctttaaaaattctgtttatgtCACAGCAGGGGGCACCTGCTGCAGggtccctttctgcctttgCTAAGAAGGTCTCAGGCTTggttttaaaagttttccaCCACTGGAATCTGACTCGTTCtcctttgaaattatttgtgtGGTGTTTTCTGGAAATGGGGATTTGCaaaggcactggaaaaggggctgggagagcAAAGAAGGCCAGGCAGACTCGGGGCGTGATGCAGCATGAGTTTAATGGGttgaggaagggaaggaagcaaCATAAAAGTCAGGAATACATTTCCATGGTCCAGTAAAGACAGAACCCGCTCATCCCTCTCACAGCGACACATTCAGCAAGTGGAAATCTTCCTTCTTCCATGATGTATGACCTGTGCTAATCCAGCCATGCAGAACAATTCCCAACAATTAATAGTTTGCCTATTAtcaaatacaaaaaacaaatcacaaaaaaGCAGGACAAGACATTTGGTCAGAAATACGAAGTAAAGCACAACAAAAGGCAAGCAAAGGCCTGGTTTGGGGAGATGCCAGACTCCCACAGCTCCttcagctccaggctgggggtgTCTCATGTGGCATCCAAAAACCACGGCTGAGAGCTCAGTCCTGCTCCAGGGACGGGTCGGGATTCAGCATTCCTGGTCTTCTCCTCCTGGTTCCTCCTCCCACCTCAGCAGGGCCCGTAGAAGCCGCTGCGGGATTGGTTGTAGCGCCGGTAGGGCCGGCTGTAGCCACTGCCCAGCCCGGGGTAGCCAAAACCCCCAAAGCCCAAGGAGGAACTCCCCGAGTTGATGGGAACACCCCCCGCACTCAGAGCGCTCCCCACGGCCGCGGACGCCGAGGATCCCACGGTGGTGTTTtgggggaaggagctgaggatgggccCGGGCAGGGTGACCACCACGGGCGAGGGCTGGATGACCACGGTGGAGTCCTGGCACTGGCGCACACAGGGCTcgttgcagctgttggccagcgggGTGGGACCGCAGGACGTGGGGGCACAGAGGTCGTAGCAGGACATGGCCGTGGCCGGAGGGAATTCTGGAATACAGGAGCTGTGTTACACCCACATTGatcaggacagcagcagcttcccaggggTCCATTCAGGATTGGGAATTGGGAAGGAAATCAGATTTTTAGTGCTCTTTGTGTTCTGGCCTTAAGTGAATTCTCTGCTTTGGCTCTGGTGGGACGTGGTCAAACGACTCCAAAGAGGCCCAAGAATTCACTGCTGATATAAAATGTATTACCTTAAAACTTCCTTGGTTCCCAAAACTGAATAAATAACCCATTTAATAAATAATCCATTTAATAAATAGCCCATAGCCATTTAGCTAACTTGGCTAATTAATGATTTTTATAACACAACACCAACACAAAACTCCCTCTTTCTATAAAATCCCTTCCTCCCTGTGAGAAAAATACACAACAGGATCGAGGGGAAACTACAAAATCAAGGCAAAAGTTGGTTGTATAAAGAGAATAAATAGGTTCAAACTCACCTTATTCACGATGgcaagggaaggaagagaaatggCTGGGAGAGCCTGGAGTTGCTCAGGTTTTTATACCGAGTTTTGAGTTGCCCAACGACCCGGGCCACTCTTTGTGCGAGAAATTATTTATGGGCCACGACTGATTAGAGGCTTTTTTTGCCTcagtatttttgtgttttactgCTTCACTTCCTTATCTTGTGGTTTGTCTATCTGACCACAAGGTGCTTTCATCTTAAATTATTCCGGGTTGGGTTCGTTCCTGGGAACACTACAGTGATTAATTCAGCAGGATTTATTCAGCCTTCAAACCCCTTTGGGATCTGCTTGGTGTCATTAAAGGAGATTAGGCCCCATTTGCATAATTAACTCGGTGCCTTCCTCTGCAAGGTAAATCCTGGTGGAATTCACGGAGAGCTGCAGATTTTGGAAGTCAAGCCGTGAGTTTTTGGAGCtgtttttcacagaatcccaaCATCCCtgaggttgggaaagacctccaggatcacAAAGTCCAAGCTGTTCCCAATCCCAACCTTGTCACCATCCCTTCCTCAGACACCTCCAGGCCTGGAGAGGCTCTCTGTGAAAAGAGGAAGGAACTTTTCCGTGGAAGGGACTGCCCAGGtgggtttggagtccccatccctggaggtgtcccaggaacaTCGAGGCTGATCAACCACAGGTTGGGGTTGACGATCCTGGAACtcttttccaaccccaaatccacaaGCAGCCCTGGGTATGGGGATTAACCCCGAGGTTCTCATTTTCCTGGCACATCCACTCCCAAGACATGGAAATCAGATTTAAATTAGGGCTGTCTCTCTGGGGATCCCCCCAGGAGCACAAACTCGTTTGGCTTGGGCAGAGTCTCCTGAGGACTTCAAAGTTTATCAACAGCTTTATTTGAGGGCCACCATGCAAATGTCCCATCCTGGGCACATTTCAGATCCCTGACCTAGATCTGAattcctgtattttatttaataatatgCTACAAAGATTTGGGGGTGCAGGGCAGTAATTGGGCTGTGAAATTGATGCCATTGTTTCTATCTGCAGGAATTacagctgttttattttaaatcaaaaggaaaagttCAATGTTAGATTTGAACCATCTCATACTTCAGGAggattctcaaaaaaaaaaaatccttggcTGTTCTTACCTGTGCATTCCTCACTATTTCTCCATATTTTTAGGAATTAgcagctattttaaaaaaaatatttcctctctaGGAGTTAGTTGAGCACattttgttgttaattttattctgattctgtCATGAACAACTTTTAAGTCCCTCACATTTGAGGTTTGCTTTGGCATCATACTCTGGGCTAATAAACTTTAACGATTTCTGTTCTGATTTCTGATTTTGTCCAAAACTCACTCCTGGATGGATCTGTGGAGAATTCCTGCAAGGATCCAGGGTAgtgtggaattcccagctggaattctgctgggaacagcagaaaacagcacCAAAAATTAATTCATACTTGAGGGGAGAAATTATTTACTCACCAGAAGCCCTGCAAAACAACTCACCCGGAACTGgagggttttgttttcagaCCTGTTTTTTGCCAGCTTTcaaatgcagattttaattAGGTTTCAAATTGGAAGAGTGCAATTAGCGCTGCCCTGAGTGCCAGCTCCACCTTCCTCACAGAACAGCGTTTGGTGCCATCAGGGCTGGTGAATGTGGGATTCTGATCCATCCCCTGGGAGCCAGGATTTGCCTGGAATAACCGGGACGAACCCTGTGCACAAAGTGATTCTTTTCCATGAGGAACCCCCACCTCAGTTTGGCTCCCATCACATCCCAGGTCCCTgatttcccatttatttccttCGTTCATTCAGGGAGGAAAAGGTCCTGGTGGGCTTGTTTGGAGCTGGAGAGCCAAGATCAGACACATTCCTGGAAAACTTTTCCATCCCAGGATAAATGAGGAAGGATTTCATGCTCAGCTGGGAATTCAGCCTGTCCTTTAACTCTGGagatcatggaatggtttggcttggaaaggacATTCAAGATATCTGgaccatgggcagagacacctcccaccaccccaggttgctccaagccctgtccagcctggccttggacacttccagaaatggggaattaatggaATAACCCCTGCCAGGGCCTCcacaccctcccagggaggaattccttcccaaaaatcccattaaacTCCCTCCCTGTCATTCCAAACCCATcccctcttgtcctgtctcttCCTGTCGTTGCCCGAAGTCCCTCTCCAAAATTTTTGTTGGCACCCTCAGGTCCTGGAAGGTCCCAGTTAGGccaccccaaagcttctcctctccaggtaaATTCCTGCAACCTCTGCCACCTCCTTTCACTATAAAAAACAGAGGAACAACAAGAAGGTCttgtaaaaaataaacagctttttgCTAAGAGTTTTCCAAGTTTTTCCAAAAAACAGCAAGAGTCTTGGAGTGTGATGCAGCGTGACTTTAATGGGAGCAaaacagcagaataaaaaaGTACAAAGTGTAAGGAAATATTTGTAAGATTCAACAAGAACTGTCATGGCTTTTCATCTTCTCTTGGAGCTGCTGTGGACCGAGACAACAAAGcgacagcaaataaaaatatttcaccagAAATATCAAAGAATAAGACAAGCAAAGGTCTGGTTTGAGGAGCTCCCATAGATCCATGAACCTTGGGCAGAGTTGTGCATGTCTCCCACCACATCTAGAGTGGGATCGGGTGGTGCTCCAGCATTCCCGGGGGTTTTGTCCCACATTTCCCTTAGCACGGCTCCCCAGGGCGGGAGGTGTAGCGGCGGGAGGGCCGGCTGtacccaaatcccccaaatcccccaaaaccccccagtCCTGAGGAGGAACTCCCCGAGCTGATGGGGATTCCCTCCTCGCTGAGGGTGCTGCCCACGGCCGCGGATGCCGAGGATCCCACGGCGGTGTTTtgggggaaggagctgaggatgggccCGGGCAGGGTGACCATCACGGGCGAGGGCTGGATCACGTAGGTGGAGTCCTGGCACTGGCGCACACAGGGCTcgttgcagctgttggccagcgggGTGGGACCGCAGGACGTGGGGGCACAGAGGTCGTAGCAGGACATGGCCGTGGGGTGTGAGTCCGGAACGCGGGGAGCTCTGGAATACAAGGAACGAGTTGTAATTAGTCACGTAATGAAGCTGTTGTGGTGATGGAGAGCTGCGTGGAGTGAAGGGTTGGTTTGGGCTTCGCTCAAATCTCCTTCCAAGCCCAGAGCTCTCCACACCACCAAGGGCAGCTGCGCCTCCTCCTGAGCTCTCCTTCCCCACCATATTCCTCCTGCAGGGGACACAAATCCTAGGAAAGACTTTTTTGGGATGGAGGGAGctctggagcacagggaggaaatCAAACCCTGTCATGGAGCACAGCGAGGCAAAGcccccaggcagctgcaagaGAGAGCTCCTCATTACCAAAACCAGGCCTTTTTATTCAAAAAAACAGGAGTTAGGCTGTTTTCAGTTGCATTCCATCTGATCACAGCAAATGGAACTCCACCAACAGCCATAAATGGCATTGGGAGCACGGAACGGTAAAAATAACTTGGTTTTCTACCTCCCATCCAGCTGAGTTGCTTTCCCATAGGCATTTTCCCCCTGGCACACCTGAGCCGTGATTTTATGAGGATAATGAGTCCTTTATTTTATAAGATTTTACCTATAGGCAACAAATCCCCAATTTCAAAGTTGCATCCATTTTCTAAAATTCATCCAAGGGGGTGAGAGATGCCCAAGCACCCACAGAAGGTGGGAGAGAGGTCACCACTTATCAGATCCAATCCTCTCCACCCCCTACCAGCCACAAAAAGGCTTTTTTGGGGGTGAATGTGGATTCAAGGACACTGGGAAAGGATACTTGGAGtatttattttggatttctATTCCTGATTGCCATAAAACCGGGCTTTTAAATCCATCATCACTCTTGAAATCCTGGTGGGTTTGAGTTCCTTGAGCAGATTGGAGAGACATTCCCAGTATCCTCCAAACCCGGTCTCATCACCCTCTGCTTCAcaagttaaaaaagaaactttattttGGGTAGAAAGAAACCTTTCTAATTTCTCTTCaaggtaacaaaaaaaaaaaaaaaaaaaaaaaaaagaaaaaccaaaaaagcaaaaataaatacacaaaaaaacccaaacagaaagCCCCCActtagaaatatttataaaggaCTAAGAACACCCaacaaaaaatagaataaaagcAGCCATCCATCAAAGTGGCACTTTAGCATTTAAAACGAGGTCCACACTCACCTGTTCCTGGGGTGAATGAGGCAGGAGAAGTGGATGGAAAAGGTTTCTGTCCCTAGGCTTTTATAGCACCATCAGAGCCCTCTCCTATGCATGGAAttccatcatcatcatcatcatcatcatcatcatcatcatccctcCTTTTGCAtgcaaaacccccccaaaaccgaTTGGGCTCCTGCTGGTCGTTTGTTTCGAAATCTCCCCTTGGGATTgctcccttttcctgctcccattcccattccagagCTTTCATCTTCACTCCTGTGCTCCTGATTAATTGCTGGGGAGGCTGCGGGGCGACTCAGCTGAATTACAGCATTAATTAAGTCGCCTCCCCAGGCCAGCCGACTTTTAGGCTTGGTTTTAGTCATTAAGACACTGCTCCAGGGGCGTGTTGTGATGTTTAGTCCTCGTTCAAGACTTCACTCCTTTAGGTGAACAATCCCttttttgaatttatttattttctgacgAGAAGCCTCAGCGTTTCATTCCAAGCGTTACCACAAGATGCGGGGTAGgtattcccaaatttcccacttTCACAGTTGTGAGGAGCAGCACTTTTACCCTGAGGATTGCAAagctggaagaaaattaaacccAGAATTGCTGAGCAAAAATAAACGCGTTCTGAAATTGCTTTGGCCAAGCCACGGCCAATCCAAACAGCCACAATCCTGCATTTCTTTACCCAAACATGAATTTTAATATCATTTCCATGCCCGAGTgactcccaaaatcccaggaa
This DNA window, taken from Cinclus cinclus chromosome 31, bCinCin1.1, whole genome shotgun sequence, encodes the following:
- the LOC134055159 gene encoding feather keratin 4-like, producing MSCYDLCAPTSCGPTPLANSCNEPCVRQCQDSTVVIQPSPVVVTLPGPILSSFPQNTTVGSSASAAVGSALSAGGVPINSGSSSLGFGGFGYPGLGSGYSRPYRRYNQSRSGFYGPC
- the LOC134055164 gene encoding feather keratin 1-like — protein: MSCYDLCAPTSCGPTPLANSCNEPCVRQCQDSTYVIQPSPVMVTLPGPILSSFPQNTAVGSSASAAVGSTLSEEGIPISSGSSSSGLGGFGGFGGFGYSRPSRRYTSRPGEPC